A window of Mus musculus strain C57BL/6J chromosome 3, GRCm38.p6 C57BL/6J genomic DNA:
AGGGCTCTGTCAGAAGGCATCAAACCCCAACCTTCTCCCCAGttcctagtttttaaaaatataagcataCATTATTCCTTGAAAAGAACATTTAGAGTATCCTAAATCTATACCTCTTTCTATAGTCTATTTGAATTTAATGATTTTCTAAACAAATGATTATTCCACAGAAAAATTTTCTTCTAGGTAATTTTATAAATgacttatttgcatttcatccACATTTCATGTAAGATTGCAATGTAGATGATCTCAGGAAGGGTAAATATTCCTATCACAGTatatacaatgaaaaacaaatgaaaaaaattggaTATTGCACTCTGTGTGATGAGCAAATATTTCAAGTTAATTTTTTACAGTGTATATAGAAGTGCAATAGTAGGACCACGTTGCAGTTTTATTTGTGAGTAGTAGAATTGTTCAAGTAATACCTTGACTTTAGTAGACTGTAACTACTAAAATCTAGTAAATTCATatcaaagacagaaaaaaaaatctgtaggtGATGTTTTGTGTTACTAGAAAACCTCCTTGTTActgatatttaaaatgaaatttattaaTTCCAGATGATTTTAATTGTTTAGAGGGCAATCAGCCTGCTTAATAGCTAATGTTTtgataaatattcaataaattagAATTGTATAAGATGAATATGTAATGGGATAATATGGGAACAGATCTAtgacagaaaaaaatgacaaagtgGGATGTATTTACTTTAAGTAGGACATCTTTTCTCCATCCCACTTGCGCATAACTTTGCCCAATTTTGCTCCATATTTGAATTCTGTCACACGGCCATTTCCAAAATACTCATTACTTGACACTGCCTCACCACCCAGATCAATCACCTAGTAGAGAAATAGGGGGAAACTGTCATTGAAcaaaatgatattaaaatatttaatataaaaataatatcctATAAATTTCTTATACTGTTCATGTTCAATGTGGTTTTCTTAATTCCTTTATTAACATTGGTACCGAAAGAAATGTAATGACAATATCATTTTTGTCCAGTAAAAATAGCTGACATATTTCACTTAACATATAATTGAAAATTCAGATATTTATACTAATAAAGTAATTACTGtcagataaacaatttcagcactTACAAATTCATTAGATTCTCCAAAGAAGACAAATACAAACATTATTAATGTTCTTCACATGAAAAAATGCCCACAGAAATATTAAtcaaaaatttattcatttaacaaTATTTAAGACAAGAATTAAGCCTAGAAAAACTGACTTGTGTCAGCAGCTAAGATATTGCATAATGGTCCCTGAGTATACACTAAGTAGTACAATAATGTCACAGGATAAATACATTCTCTACATTCCCTTATACCTTTACTCTGGTAAACAATTAAGTCTATATCTAAATAAATGGGAGTTAAAGAAATTGCACATTTATAAAGCACTCAGACATTAACTTATTAAATTGTGTTTAATACAATCTTCCATCTATCTTCTGTTTAACAAAACAATgtaattttatacatacatatatgtattatattaccTCTTGGAAAATGAAAGGTCTGCTTCCTTGGGAGAACCATTTTGTATTGAGATTATGCAGTTTGTCCAAAATTGCCTTTATGTCTCCAGGCCACATGTGCTTAGAAGCATCAAGTCTGAACCCTGCTACGCCAATGTCAATGAGATGGTTCATATAGTCAGCCACCTTGGTTCGAACATAATCTTTCTCAAGTGCAAGATCCAGAAGGCCAGACAGACGACAATCTCTGACCTGTTAAgaaacacacactaaacaaaactgtgtttaatatataaatatcatCCGTTACCAGAGATCTCCTTCAACTAAACAAGTATTCACTGATTGGTCTAGAGAACCTGTAAAGATTATATCCATAGGTTAGGTACAGACCCAATTGAGGTATGgggccacccacacatctcaaaaatattaatccagaattgtttctgtctaaaagaaattcagggacaaagagtatAGCAGGGAGTAAAGGAAAGGcgatccagatactgccccacctagtgatccatcccatctgctgacaccaaacccagatattattgccaagaagcacttcctgactggagcctgatatggctctgccagaacctgacaaatacaggtgtggatgctcgcagcccaccatggaactgagcacagggaccccaatggagcaCTTAGAAGAaggactgaggagctgaagggatttgcaaccccataggaagaacaacaatatcaaccaacaagcccctccagagttcccagggactaaaccaccaaccaaagaatacacctggagagacccatggctccagctgcacatgtcacagaggactgccttttctggcatcagtaggaagggaggcccttgatccagtggaggcttgatgccccagggtaggggaatgcttgggcagtgaggctggagtgggtggatgggtgggggagttccctcataaaagcagtggggagggggatgggataggaggtttgcaaaggggaaaccaggaaggagaatgatatttgaaatgtaaatagatataataaccaataaaaaatctTCATAAAGTCTTTTCATGGAAAACTGGGAACATCCACATCCTACTGTGGATACGCCCTTCGAATATTTTCCACTATCATGTATGGATGAGGCATAAATAAAATCGataatattattaattaattgagGAAACCCTTTTgtgtcctttttttcccttttttttttcttctcttatgtACTGCATGATTAAAACATAAATCTTTTAGTATTTAGCACCTTTCTTGAACCATCAAGAAACTAGGAGAAGGTTGATGaagattgatttgcatttctaacTCCTAGTAATATAAGGAGTCTAAACCACATGTCAAATGGTATTCCAAAAGGTCCATGTGCATAAGAAGTccctgatttcatttttaattctgaTCGTTTTCCTCACCTGAGCAGCATCTTGGTAGTTCTCGATACCTCCACTTGCAGTTctacattttccatcattaaagTCAAAACCAGAATAGGGAACTCCAGGAAAGTCCCTGTTATTTGGGTTGAAATAACTTCCACATGTACTGCTTTGTCCAGCTTGAGCCCCCACTCCACACATGTGGTTAATGACAGCATCCACATAAATACGGACCTGAAGAGAAGAATGTGTACTTGAATGCAGCTTAGAGTCCTAAAATTAAGCTGGTTAAACTATGCAGCACACTAATGAAACATATATAttgacatattatatataaattatatattatgtatatataaatatatatacattatattttaacACCTTCCCTGAGCCATCAAATGACTGTGGACAGGTTTATGAATATTAATCTTAGTTTCTACCTCCTATACTATGTTAACTaaggaaaataaaaccacatgtcaaatgctttccccaaACTACCATGTATAtaattgtagcctccctcagccttgaagcaggctgatccagactttgaccttgatGCCACTAAGACGGAGATTACCTAAATTGGAGCCTTCCCGACCTAGAtagctctattgttctgtcacctgccactgcactcctccaagacactgctacctgctgagaggtccctgagatattctggaggaacatcctatcctgcacgacgcctgcaggctggctccagacaccaagaatggactggtggggggtgggcgtggggtggggggcttccccctttataagcacagtttctGAGTAAAATcgggggccttgaacagaatcatgtcttggtctccattaatctctctcgccgtctaagtctttttcagcctcagcctgcctcccaggtataTCTGGTTCTTGTAGGCCGCGGGCCCGGCGGCATATGACAGATTGACGTTCAAACCAGGGACATTGGGAACGGTGAGGAAACACTGAGGGAGTCACTGTCTTGTATGGAGctccaagggaaggaaagaatcagaggATCCTATTGGGCACggtgagcaacaggtatttatgctagcactggctttaaacttcattttttaaaagtgttgctggaggtTCGGTAGGATACAGGCTAAGTTTGGAACAGTGCTAACCCGCGCTGGGTCCACTTAGGGTTCGGCAACAAAGGACTAGAAACTTTGAATCAGGCGGTTGTCCGTAGTTTTCAAAAGCAGCTTTAGGCaagaggaatagggtttaaaataatgaaacaggCAGTTAACCGCAGTCGAGAACTGCATCAGGCTAGAGGAACagggtttaaaataataaaataaaataaaataaaataaaataaaataaaataaaataaaggaaaatggattttgaaattctcccagagacagagagaaattgggggatgccctgctttattctctctggctctACAGCAGaacttctctgccctctttgtgctgtctaatgtctggtgcaccagtctgtgtatgtgttgatccatgtgtgttttgttttgttgtctgaatgactgaatgttctgtatttcatgttggaaaataaaaatggctaagactttATCTGCTGGTCCAGTGAAGCCAGAGCGTGGCCACACTTTGGccaggatcaggcacagcaggggAGCCACTGCTGGAAAAAGCTGCTTCCAaagaaagggagtctgcagcTTAGTTTTGGGGCAAAAAAGCTGATAGTTGATTTTTTCCTGGAGGGTCCTCTGCAatcgtgattattgtgtttagcaaatgacaacgTGCTTTTTTTACCTTATAAatatagctagaaaaagtaaaattctttgactggtctaaatttataaggcTCGTTTAGCCACTGcatttggttttttactggtcttaTAGGTGTAACTTTGGTAGCAAGACAGCTTTAAATTGGTGGCTTAGGTTTGGAGTCTTTAcaacacgtggcataaagcaggccaaaaaaactaggcctctaagggatacttctagttgagataatatttaatgtgattcttatcctaataggtagacttaaagataagatttaaaacaatgtctctttaatgcgGCATTAAAATTTGCACGGTCATGCAtccataggtataaattggcagccaaacttcgcaACATAATAGTAATGCtcctaatattgattttaaagatgataaattgttttgaaattgggttttgctttcccaaggttgtggatattatcccaacattgcaaaagaaacttgaaaattatggttaaaactgccaatgttccattgactgcagcttgcagtttgatcgcaaatttaagattttctactcacccatatattgttaattacgattattacaagagtaatcatcttatgagagcactaatacagctctctgtggccatacagccatacaaagctcagagcagccccAGAGAGGCTTGTGtcactttgtttttttgtcttgcaAACGGGGCCTAAGGAAGCTCTTGAAGCTTGTCTCTCCTAGTCTCCAGGGGagttttcttttagctaaaaaaacactgttgcagatctatccagatgttctaaataaagttcaaattcaaagtttataaaagggcaatcaggctgtagaacttattacattacaatctggcttgcctacttcatgtaaagttattataggttTAAAGGTTCGTTTTTTCTTTTGCATGGTAAAggatttgcttctagtgaactggtaatcacaGGAAATTTTTGCCTCTAGGTAtagctaatatagctttacattatgtaagaaaaaattttattgtctctgcttcaaaacaagaagctaagagtttgaatcttttagtgtatttttttcctaagtggaaagtattttattagctaatgcctctcaagggaagtttacatcaaatctttgctctcacacaatgagctttaaagttctggagagtagctgttgctccagaaatgattcagaggcaatatctttttaatatttagggttttagttatactataaagttttggtacagaaaatctaagagaaagaaattgatttgcttcaaaattttattttcaaaagcttccaggagatgttaattggctaagacctcaccttaaactcaccacaggagaacttaagccCTTCTTAGGTGTTATCAAGtaagattcaaattaactggtgagaaacaaaaaggctttacagaaagtagaaaaaactcctgtgatcaattgttatcaattataatcaatggtaattaaatactAGCTGCTTATTTTAGCTAGGGTTATtacatgtgcccacagcaattctttggcaagagacaacattattgtaaagtcatctTTCTTCACTTCCTGGCCGACCTTTGGCCTACGTGGAGGGCCGGCCGGCTGCCAGCTGCTGTGGGGCAGGGCCATGGGCTACGTGGCTTTCCCTGAGCGGTGATGGCGCAGGAGGCTGCCAAAAAAGGCGCCTTTGTAGCGAACTCAGCGGCAGGCCTGAAGCGCCAGTCCCATGCTCCGTGTCCCCCATGGGCATCCACCTGTCCCTGCTGGGGGTGGCCATATTCTTCCTGCTAGGGCTCGGGGTGCTCTGCCACCTTTGCTCGGGCTTCctggcctacaacagattgggCCAATTCAGCCTCTTTTGGCCTGGGCAGCAGGCCAGCAGTGGGCAAGGCTGAGGTGGCCTTCACCTCAAAGCAAAGTTTTGACatcctattaaggctgctgtggtgctaataaagaattgtaagataaatttgtatattttagaaaaactataacaaaaattgtcttAATAACCTGACAAAgtctctgttccttgttccaaatagcaattaaattggttattgtagaatattgatatttggcctattacataccatcattttaaataaaattgataattactatcctaaagataagttgaaaattgtttttatgcatgcttttgtacatTCTATAagttcattcatgcatgcatcccatttactgtgtttaaaaacagctcttctatgggagaaaagtacatgtgaattggatcacatgcttattcttttgagtttcctcctgcctcagcacagataattacattgtgtgctgtagatgggttttaaaatgttgaataatcaagctttaatttgtatattaatagtcagtattatatctcagagcttacaattgcttaaaattattCATCCCTCAGACATTATAAATTCTCAAATTcgcaattgtttatgcatatacaactcataaggaaaaaaaaaaaaacgctgttcttttaagaagactgtttttagacatttaagaatttgtcctggattgcctggacaagacaccttaaggcaatgccatgctagatttatatctcaggcagattacaggccttacataagaataatctcgttctttatataatcaaaacagtaatggcttaagacaatattttaatatttttagagaatgtgcatgtcaaattgaaaaaaatttgttcttggtgtcctcagatttatttttttaattctcgAAGGACAGATCACTTACACCAACATTGTTGCACCTGTTCACCATGTCCCTGAATTCATCTTCATTTCCAGACCTGGAACATATTTTGTAGCTAATTGGTTGATATCTTTCCCACCATGGTCTTGAAGGGCTGTGGACTACGATGTTTTCATTGGGTGGAGAGACCTACAAATAAATGAGTTAAGATGATCAGCCCATAGCTTAATTTATACAAATAAATCCTGTAGAAAACTATCAATGATTTTGCAGTTCTTAATCCATATAAATTCATTCCCATTCCTTCAGAATCActgaaaacattgacaaaacaataaaaagggcCTCTTgatgtctgaaaacaaaatataaagttGCCATCCCAGCCACTTTTCCTTCCTCATGAAAATTATCTGTGAAGTGAAATATtgcttcaaaatatttaaaatacattattagaaaacaattttacatACGCACAGCATTTGAATTGTGAATGTCTTACCTGCACACCTGCAAATCCATTAGGAGCTAAGTATCTCTCACATTCCTTAGCAATATCAACCCAGCGCCACTCAAACAGGTGGACAATAGCAGTTCGTCCATATTGAGTATGTGGGTCATATTGGGCCCAGCAGAATCCAATGAGGGAAAGCAGCAGGAAGAATTTCATTTTGCTATGCTGTTGGCAGTATTCTTTCTAACAAGTAATTTATTTCTGAAAAAATACATAATGAAAGAAATATTAACTCAAATCAATATTCTAGTACTAGCTATTTATAAGCCATAAGCAATTACCAATAACAATGTCAAAATgtgaaaaaacatttaaaaattttcccAGGGAAACTATATAAATGCTCTGTGAGTTCTTAATAAGTTTTAATGTGTTTTCTCAATGAAGAAATATTAGCCCTTTCCAgaaatacatgtatgtgcatgcatgtacatgaatGTTTGGGTGTGTTTTATATCAATGTTTCTGCACTATTTGATTTATACTACATATCACTTATGAAATCACCTATTCCAGAGAATTACAATTGGAGTTCTATATAGTTTTAAGTATCTATATAAAAGTAGTTGTTATATTTCCTTTCCATATATAAACAGTAACCAATTGatctctattttcttcttctagaaAATTTTGCATTGCTATCAGGAATGCCTACACATATAACAcacttaaaatacttaaaaagcaTCAATAATGAGAACAAAAATATCAGTAAGACTAAAACTTATCTGAAAAGTTGAAAAATACAATGAGATTATGTCTGCGGGGCAAACAGATCAAGACCTtccaaaatatgaagaaaaagctACCAAAGCTATAAGGTGAGAAACTTACGATAAAAAATTAATTGAAGTTCACTCCTGCCACTGGGAACAAACCAGGTTTTAGATATGTATAAATGGAAATGACCGGTCATCGGGAAGACTTCTATAACTGTGCATGAATGAGGTAAGTGACTTGTCACATGAACAGACCAGGTTACTGTTAGAAAAACAGTAGGTGTGTGGGCTAACTGGAACCTAATGGCAAGGAAGATAGAAATGCTAAACACGAAGGTATTTGAAGGTGATATCAATTATCAAGTGATAAAATGAGAAAGTAGCAGGTCTGAGAGGTTTATCAAGACTGTTAAAGGCCTTAATTATTTCTTTGTCAATACAgttctttcatttgctttttcAACAACAAAGTGCATGAAAAAATCCTTAACAAAACTAGATTTTTGATTATATTTGACATGCAATTTCATGCTTCCATGATACTCTATGTTCTTCCTAGATGCACCATCCATGTGTACTCGGTACATATTCAACTAAAAGAACATTTTTAGCTTAAGCTTATATTCACAGGTGTAATGAGTAACCTTTTGATGTGTGACAACTTTTTTAGGTTAGGCTACTGTTGTCTGTTTGATTTATAGTATAGATATATTTAGATTTACACATTCAGCTCctgaaacaaacttttaaaaaaatgtacttcaTCTCTACTATTCCTAGACCCAATAAGTGAGTAGTAAACACTCTTATGTACTCAGTAAATGACTATAACATGCCTGTAATAATTTCCAAGTATCGTGTAAGAGAAGGACATGAATTATGTCCTCATTTATAGTATACTGTAcgtgcaatacacacacacacacacacacacacacacacacacacacacaaatgaccaGGTAAACTAAGTCAAATAGGCTTGTGTAATTATAAACAATGACAGAATTTGGGAATATATCTAAGTAAAAAATCagtatttcttttgtttcatcAAAGTTTCTAAAGTTCTACTTCATAATATGATGTCCATTGAATCACatgaaatgaagagaaactcaaagcaattccactacaatccagaaaaaagaaaatgttgtctCCTATATGAATAACTATTCAATATGTATTTGAAGTAATAGCTAATGcaataacaaaaatgaaggaaaatatcaaataaaaatgattaaaaataaaataaacatatatggGTCAACCATGATAAACTAATATTTCCAAGTGACTAATTTTTTCTAAATAAgatccattattttattttttaaaattacctgTTGTTTTATTAAAATGGTGGTAGTCTGCAGACAAAAGCTTTTCCCAGAAATTGTATGTTTTAAAAGCAAAACCCCAGTGCCCAGGTGGAGATGAATGCACTGTGAATATTTGGTCTGGAAGCCCGCGAGACAATGTCTATTGCTATTGTCAGTGATCTTGGTCACCCACCAAAAGAAAATAGGAAGAGCTTATTGCTCAAAAACAACACTTTCTTTAGATACAGAACAAATATATTGAGCTGTGCTGAGTTAGGAGCTTCCTCCATACTGAATAGATTTCATAGTATAGAAaagtgagtgagagagaaaatTCAGCAATGATCTAATGCAGCCTTGAACCCTGTACTATAATACTGACCTTCCATCCAAGATGTATTAATGATGTAATAGTTCCAGGGACTTTCTGATTGGATCCTAGGATTTCCCAACAGACAGAATGCACACGTTGTACCGGTTAACTATTTATGGTTTGGGAGATCATGGGTCCGATGGTAGGATCTACTGccagtattttattaaataaacatgTAGTTGaattgctttctaaatatttgCATTTACAACTACAGGTTTGTATAAGTATCAGCTTTAGTAAAAGAACTCTTTTAGCAGTGTAGACAGTCAAGGCAATGACTCACAAATCTTCAAAGGGCTGAGAATAGGGACTTcagaatgctcagccctaaacaGGACATCTTTATTACCCACAATGTTCTCTCCAGAGAACATCATGAGAAAGGGTTTGAGAGAATCTTCAGAGCTTGGCCCCGGAAAGATGTCTATTCAATTAACGTAACCAAAAATGTGGATATAGGACTAAGAGAAGATATAAGGGAAGGGAATATGATCATAATATCTTGTAAGATactctaaataaaaataatatcaaatagaGTTAAGGATGCACTTTAGTGACTAAACCTGTTACATTTTCATGGCTTTGAGTTAtagttatacatacatacatatatgtgtgtgtgtgtatgtatacatatatatgtgtgtgtgtttgattatatattattatatgaatATGTATTATGTTACTatgcaataaaaatatataactttgATAGCATCCTAACAACATATCAGTTCCTCTCATGAAGTACACATATTTCAA
This region includes:
- the Amy1 gene encoding alpha-amylase 1 precursor, producing the protein MKFFLLLSLIGFCWAQYDPHTQYGRTAIVHLFEWRWVDIAKECERYLAPNGFAGVQVSPPNENIVVHSPSRPWWERYQPISYKICSRSGNEDEFRDMVNRCNNVGVRIYVDAVINHMCGVGAQAGQSSTCGSYFNPNNRDFPGVPYSGFDFNDGKCRTASGGIENYQDAAQVRDCRLSGLLDLALEKDYVRTKVADYMNHLIDIGVAGFRLDASKHMWPGDIKAILDKLHNLNTKWFSQGSRPFIFQEVIDLGGEAVSSNEYFGNGRVTEFKYGAKLGKVMRKWDGEKMSYLKNWGEGWGLMPSDRALVFVDNHDNQRGHGAGGASILTFWDARLYKMAVGFMLAHPYGFTRVMSSYYWPRNFQNGKDVNDWVGPPNNNGKTKEVSINPDSTCGNDWICEHRWRQIRNMVAFRNVVNGQPFANWWDNDSNQVAFGRGNKGFIVFNNDDWALSETLQTGLPAGTYCDVISGDKVDGNCTGIKVYVGNDGKAHFSISNSAEDPFIAIHAESKI